In the Mytilus trossulus isolate FHL-02 chromosome 1, PNRI_Mtr1.1.1.hap1, whole genome shotgun sequence genome, one interval contains:
- the LOC134682435 gene encoding complement C1q-like protein 2, with product MENDYAKDYTHAPRKLRDIPAFTASLSAPKSVGKHEILKFDTVWTNNGNHYNPSTGIFQVPKEGLYQVSATVMSANGKAIFVKLWQNDTKMVGLYPGTGYSEATINMVLHLKKGDTVTVRGEDGQLHSSSHYYSTFSAFFIS from the exons atggaaaatgattatgcga AAGATTATACACATGCTCCAAGAAAACTGAGGGACATTCCTGCCTTTACTGCATCTTTATCAGCTCCAAAAAGTGTTGgaaaacatgaaattttaaagtttgatacAGTTTGGACCAATAATGGAAATCACTATAATCCCAGCACTGGTATATTCCAAGTTCCCAAAGAAGGACTGTATCAAGTGTCTGCTACAGTCATGTCTGCAAATGGAAAAGCTATTTTTGTAAAGCTATGGCAGAATGATACAAAGATGGTTGGATTGTACCCTGGTACTGGTTATAGTGAGGCCACAATTAACATGGTGTTACATCTGAAGAAAGGGGACACGGTTACAGTCAGAGGGGAAGATGGTCAACTTCATAGCAGCAGTCATTACTACAGCACATTCTCggctttttttatttcataa